The following proteins are encoded in a genomic region of Lachnospiraceae bacterium KM106-2:
- a CDS encoding phosphate regulon transcriptional regulatory protein PhoB, whose translation MMKILVVEDEAAIRDLIAINLELVGYEVITCENGLDAKNLLDQEEVDLILLDVMIPGINGFSLITQIEKEKTPVIFVTAKASVLDRVKGLRLGADDYIVKPFETIELIARVEAALRRNQKNSNSTYRVGNVEIDRLKRIVKKGGKEVYLTAKEYDLLDLFICNKNVALTRDQILDKVWGYDYVGLTRTVDIHVQRLREKLGLKNNIKTIFKIGYRFEE comes from the coding sequence ATGATGAAAATATTAGTAGTAGAAGATGAAGCGGCGATTCGTGATCTGATTGCGATTAATCTGGAATTAGTAGGTTATGAAGTGATTACATGTGAGAATGGATTAGATGCAAAGAATCTTCTTGATCAAGAAGAAGTCGATCTTATCTTATTGGATGTTATGATCCCTGGAATTAATGGCTTCTCTTTGATCACGCAGATTGAAAAGGAAAAAACTCCTGTTATCTTTGTAACGGCAAAAGCATCCGTACTAGACCGGGTAAAAGGGTTGCGGCTTGGTGCTGATGATTATATTGTTAAGCCATTTGAAACAATTGAATTGATCGCTCGGGTAGAAGCGGCATTAAGAAGAAATCAAAAGAATAGTAATTCAACATATCGAGTTGGGAATGTTGAAATTGATCGGTTGAAGAGAATTGTAAAAAAAGGGGGAAAAGAAGTTTATTTAACTGCAAAAGAATACGATTTGTTAGATTTATTTATCTGTAATAAAAATGTTGCATTAACTAGAGATCAAATCTTAGACAAAGTATGGGGATATGATTATGTTGGTCTGACAAGAACCGTAGATATTCATGTGCAGCGTCTTCGCGAAAAATTAGGATTGAAAAATAATATTAAGACTATTTTTAAAATAGGATATCGATTTGAAGAATGA
- a CDS encoding sensor histidine kinase — protein sequence MKFWKRIFLSSVGLFFVLYCTSGVILIEKIHLENLNNAINRSIDKYTDLENKLYLNIDYWVGTNFRDYSNVKNWMGIILNGYSTTGRDDDFYVEVYSKSGQLIMSNSELEIKGPRKEIKFASEKEKSFLIRKVDGKRYVFVSSIISLDDQEIKIVTISKIEMIYKSRIRNYQFFVSIGIAMMSLLAICMYWISKKLTVPIVRLSDASMAIRKGDYRRRVVESNGYDEVGILEKNFNQMLDVVNSKVAELEYANEAKQRFIDSLNHEIKTPITSIIGYSDLLLKSKVSEEIRIKALKYINQEAKRLEFLNATLLRLIVFREEADKEEGFEIENCILSALDTLKYKVEQKSICMKTELEESEICGDSKQFEVLIVNILDNAIKASRSGSEIEVKGVVKRGINQYQLKIRDYGIGIPKEEINKIIEPFYMVDKSRARKNNGVGLGLTICHTICEKYNIDMKLQSELGEGTEVTLTFPLEK from the coding sequence ATGAAGTTTTGGAAAAGAATTTTCTTGTCTTCGGTCGGCTTGTTTTTTGTACTTTATTGTACGAGTGGTGTGATATTGATCGAGAAGATCCATTTGGAAAATTTAAATAATGCAATTAATAGATCCATTGATAAGTATACGGATCTGGAGAATAAACTTTATCTTAATATCGATTATTGGGTTGGTACGAATTTTCGAGATTATTCTAACGTTAAAAACTGGATGGGGATTATATTAAATGGATACTCGACTACAGGGAGAGATGATGACTTTTATGTCGAGGTATATAGTAAATCAGGACAATTGATCATGTCAAATTCCGAACTTGAGATAAAAGGACCACGGAAAGAAATTAAATTTGCAAGTGAAAAGGAAAAGTCATTTTTGATACGAAAAGTAGATGGTAAACGATATGTGTTTGTCAGTTCTATCATATCTTTGGATGATCAGGAAATTAAGATTGTAACGATCAGTAAGATAGAGATGATCTATAAAAGCAGAATCAGAAATTATCAGTTCTTTGTATCGATCGGTATTGCTATGATGAGTTTATTAGCGATCTGTATGTATTGGATCTCTAAGAAGTTAACGGTTCCCATTGTTCGGTTAAGTGATGCGTCTATGGCAATTAGAAAAGGAGATTATAGAAGACGTGTGGTTGAGAGCAACGGATATGATGAGGTGGGTATATTGGAGAAGAATTTTAATCAAATGTTGGATGTTGTAAATTCCAAAGTGGCTGAGTTAGAATATGCAAACGAGGCGAAACAACGTTTTATTGACAGCTTAAATCATGAGATCAAGACACCGATCACTTCTATTATTGGATATTCAGATCTATTGTTAAAAAGTAAGGTGTCAGAAGAGATCCGAATTAAAGCACTCAAATATATCAATCAAGAAGCGAAACGTCTAGAATTTCTCAATGCAACATTGCTGCGCCTAATTGTATTTCGAGAAGAGGCAGACAAAGAGGAAGGTTTTGAAATTGAAAATTGTATTTTGTCTGCTTTAGATACCCTTAAATATAAAGTAGAACAGAAATCGATATGTATGAAAACTGAATTAGAAGAAAGCGAGATCTGTGGGGATAGTAAACAGTTCGAGGTTCTTATCGTCAATATACTTGATAACGCAATAAAAGCATCTAGATCAGGTAGTGAAATCGAAGTAAAAGGTGTGGTAAAGCGAGGAATAAATCAGTATCAGCTTAAGATCAGAGACTATGGCATCGGTATTCCAAAGGAAGAAATAAATAAAATCATTGAACCATTTTATATGGTTGATAAATCGAGAGCGAGAAAGAACAATGGAGTTGGCTTAGGGCTAACAATCTGCCATACAATTTGTGAAAAATATAATATTGATATGAAACTACAAAGTGAATTAGGAGAGGGAACAGAAGTGACATTAACATTCCCTTTGGAGAAGTGA
- a CDS encoding transglutaminase-like predicted protease domain fused ChW-repeats and cell-adhesion domain, producing the protein MLRRNRRGYLFLGSMFLVLFSLGLFLNEDQVSAITQDRGDTPATATMISLNQDNWGDFEKEKDIDYYKFKLDRQGTVTINLKHEYTDKSKSWNVTLYTSGLKEIKSFKSIGTTTGSTSCELGLPAGTYYIKVYDTDVQKPKAAVTYKPYQIRANFTAHSDWETEFNDKAQEADQIVVNKGEFGTLRSNKDVDYYKMEIPQNGMITVNVKHNKLEETKYLWTASIYNVKLEKLAAWHYVGNKATNPSPTLGLPRGTYYVKIENTDGSNRTCDNKYELLVNYKQMGNYETEPNDQFTWPDVLNLNTTVSGLLMEKQDVDCYKFTLQQAESVKIQFAHDSITTSKINWNGSLYNASLQEIKSFCWYGTNQYSTSDLITLQPGTYYLRITNQSDRLNREPYHLKVVSSFGLSVPSLRILSTSYNQVKLAWDVVDRADEYEISRKTGNSDYVILSKAAPNMSSLLVDSNLTTGITYTYRIRACHKGSGTYSKYSLPVSVTLSLEKPVVKSAKAIDFKSIKVSWNRVDGADGYEIMRKASKNGSYKKINEIKKPLTISFTNRSLSSGKRYYYRVRAYRIVQNQKCYSNDSNMKSAVPKSGKTTITKLKRSVKKIKLTWKKITGASGYQIYYKTSKKSAFKKAKTITKGSRTTYTHTKLKSKKTYYYRIRAYKNVSGKKMYATFSSTKKAKTK; encoded by the coding sequence ATGTTAAGAAGAAATCGCAGGGGCTATTTGTTTTTAGGAAGTATGTTTCTTGTCCTTTTTTCGTTAGGATTATTTCTGAATGAAGATCAGGTAAGCGCGATCACTCAAGATAGAGGGGATACCCCTGCTACCGCTACAATGATCAGTCTAAATCAAGATAATTGGGGAGACTTTGAAAAAGAGAAGGATATTGATTATTACAAGTTTAAACTAGATAGACAAGGAACTGTTACGATTAATTTAAAGCATGAATATACAGATAAGAGTAAAAGTTGGAATGTGACACTATACACATCTGGTTTAAAGGAAATAAAATCTTTTAAATCGATCGGAACGACAACAGGCAGTACCTCGTGCGAATTAGGACTTCCAGCAGGAACATACTATATTAAAGTCTATGATACCGATGTGCAGAAACCAAAGGCGGCAGTTACCTATAAGCCTTATCAGATTCGTGCCAACTTTACAGCTCACAGTGATTGGGAGACAGAATTCAATGACAAAGCGCAAGAGGCAGATCAAATTGTGGTTAACAAAGGTGAATTCGGAACTTTACGCAGCAATAAGGATGTTGATTATTATAAAATGGAGATTCCGCAAAATGGCATGATTACTGTTAATGTCAAACATAACAAATTGGAAGAAACGAAATACCTTTGGACTGCATCCATTTATAATGTGAAATTAGAAAAACTTGCTGCGTGGCATTACGTGGGAAATAAAGCGACGAATCCGTCCCCTACACTAGGTTTACCACGAGGAACTTATTATGTGAAGATAGAGAATACAGATGGATCGAATCGAACTTGCGATAACAAATATGAACTACTCGTAAATTACAAGCAAATGGGGAACTATGAGACGGAACCAAATGATCAATTTACTTGGCCGGATGTGCTCAATTTGAACACCACAGTGAGCGGATTATTGATGGAGAAACAGGATGTCGATTGTTATAAGTTTACGTTGCAACAGGCAGAAAGTGTGAAAATTCAATTTGCTCATGATTCCATCACAACTAGTAAAATAAATTGGAATGGAAGCTTGTATAATGCAAGTTTACAGGAAATTAAAAGTTTTTGCTGGTATGGGACGAATCAATATTCAACGTCTGATCTGATCACACTGCAACCGGGTACCTATTATTTGAGAATTACTAACCAGAGTGATCGTCTTAATCGAGAGCCTTATCATCTAAAAGTGGTCTCATCCTTTGGGCTTTCTGTTCCTTCTCTTCGAATACTATCTACTAGTTATAACCAAGTAAAACTAGCATGGGATGTAGTAGATAGAGCAGATGAGTATGAGATATCGCGAAAGACTGGAAATAGTGATTATGTTATCTTGAGTAAAGCGGCGCCCAATATGAGTTCCTTATTGGTCGATTCAAACTTGACAACAGGTATTACTTATACATATCGAATTCGTGCCTGTCATAAAGGTTCAGGAACTTATAGTAAATATTCATTGCCAGTGAGCGTGACATTATCATTAGAGAAACCTGTTGTAAAAAGTGCAAAAGCAATTGATTTTAAGAGTATCAAGGTAAGTTGGAATCGAGTAGACGGAGCAGATGGTTATGAAATAATGCGTAAAGCGTCTAAGAATGGTTCTTATAAGAAAATAAATGAAATCAAGAAGCCTTTGACGATATCATTTACCAATAGGAGCCTTTCCTCTGGAAAACGATATTATTACCGGGTGAGAGCATATCGGATTGTTCAGAATCAAAAGTGCTACAGCAATGATTCAAATATGAAATCAGCAGTGCCAAAGTCTGGTAAGACAACGATCACGAAGCTAAAGAGAAGCGTAAAGAAGATTAAGTTAACTTGGAAGAAGATCACGGGAGCAAGTGGATATCAGATTTATTATAAGACGAGTAAGAAGTCCGCATTTAAGAAAGCAAAAACAATAACAAAGGGTTCAAGAACAACCTATACTCATACTAAATTAAAGAGTAAAAAGACCTATTATTATAGAATCCGTGCTTATAAAAACGTCAGTGGAAAGAAGATGTATGCAACGTTTAGTTCCACGAAGAAAGCAAAGACTAAATAG
- a CDS encoding peptidoglycan N-acetylglucosamine deacetylase — MKKYYISIAIVLVTGCAVFMLSDKKLPEIENTVQAKEQQGTKEENKNEGKIEKPEMLIGTSEEGKEFSYDAAEVARKLRSYDFYRGEEKTVFLTFDDGASTTITPQILKILKEEEVRATFFVIGDTIEKGGERAKALVREIFEQGNAIGNHTYGHNYQYLYPNRTVNVNHFFTDVEKTDKLLKEIIGENFSTRVIRCPGGMMSWKGTKELDDNFIKNNRVSIDWNALSKDAEGKKKNAAQLIENVKETSKDKKMVVLLMHDTYGKEETVKALPSIIRYFKEQGYQFRTLV; from the coding sequence ATGAAAAAGTATTATATTAGTATCGCTATTGTCTTAGTAACAGGATGTGCTGTCTTTATGCTTTCGGATAAGAAGCTACCGGAAATAGAAAATACGGTCCAAGCGAAAGAGCAACAAGGGACGAAAGAAGAAAATAAGAATGAGGGGAAAATAGAGAAACCAGAGATGTTGATCGGTACGAGCGAAGAAGGAAAAGAGTTTTCGTATGATGCGGCGGAAGTTGCGAGAAAGCTGCGCAGTTATGATTTTTATAGAGGAGAAGAAAAAACAGTTTTCCTTACGTTTGATGACGGTGCATCTACTACGATTACGCCACAGATACTTAAAATCCTTAAGGAAGAAGAGGTAAGGGCAACTTTTTTTGTAATTGGAGATACCATTGAGAAAGGTGGCGAAAGAGCGAAAGCTTTGGTCCGAGAGATATTCGAACAGGGGAATGCCATTGGAAATCACACCTATGGACACAATTATCAATACTTATATCCAAATCGAACTGTGAATGTAAATCATTTTTTTACAGATGTAGAAAAAACAGACAAACTATTAAAAGAAATTATCGGAGAAAACTTTTCTACAAGAGTGATAAGATGCCCAGGAGGAATGATGTCTTGGAAGGGAACGAAAGAATTAGATGATAATTTTATAAAGAATAATCGAGTATCAATTGATTGGAATGCATTGAGCAAAGATGCAGAAGGAAAGAAGAAAAATGCCGCTCAGCTGATTGAAAATGTTAAAGAAACATCGAAAGATAAAAAAATGGTCGTGCTTCTGATGCATGATACTTATGGAAAAGAAGAGACTGTAAAAGCGTTACCATCCATTATCAGATATTTTAAAGAGCAAGGATATCAATTTAGAACGTTGGTATAA